The Leifsonia xyli genomic sequence GGTAGAAGACGCGGTTGACGGTCTCGCCGACCAGGTCGACGTCGTGCGAGATCACGATGAAGCCGCCGGTGTAGTTCTTGAGGAACTCGCGCAGCCACAGGATCGAGTCCGCATCCAGGTGGTTGGTCGGCTCGTCGAGGATCATGGTGCGCGCGTCCGAGAACAGGATGCGCGCGAGCTCGATGCGACGCCGCTGACCGCCCGAGAGGGTCTTCAGCGGCTGCTCCAGGATGCGGTCCGGGAGGTTCAGGTTGGACGCGATGGACGCGGCCTCCGCCTCGGCGGCGTACCCGCCGAGCAGGTGGAAGCGCTCCTCCAGCCGTCCGTACGTCTTCATGGCGGCCTCGGACACCGCGGTGTCGCTGCTCGCCATGTCGAGCGTGGCCTTCTGCATCCCGAGCACGATGGAGCCGAGGCCGCGGGCGTCCAGGATGCGCGTACGCGCGAGGTCGTCGAGGTTGCCCGAGCGCGGGTCCTGCGGCAGATAGCCCAGGTCCCCCGACCGGTCGACCTTGCCCGCGGTGGGCAGCAGGTCGCCGGCGAGCACCTTGGTCAGCGTGGTCTTGCCGGCGCCGTTGCGCCCGACGAGGCCGATCTTGTCGCCGTCCGCGACGCGGAACGAGACGCCCTCCATGAGGAGGCGCGCACCGACGCGCAGTTCGAGGTCGTGCACGGCGAGCACAGTTCAGTCCGTTCGTTCAGGGGTGGTCATGCGAGAGTCCCGGCACTCGCGTACCGGGACCCGTCGTTGGTGTTCTTAGATCGCGAAGCCGAGGGCGCGCATCATGTCGCGGCCGTCATCGGTGATCCGCTCGGGACCCCACGGCGGCATCCACACCCAGTTGATGCGGAACGCCTCGACGATGCCGTCGAGCGCCTCGGCGGTCTGCTCCTCGAGCACGTCGGTGAGCGGGCAGCCGGCACTCGTCAACGTCATGGAGATGATGAGCGCGTTGTTCTCCTCGTCGAAGGCCAGGTCGTAGATCAGGCCGAGGTCGACGACATTGATCCCGAGCTCGGGATCCATCACGTTCTTCAGCGCCTCCTCGACCTGGTCGAAGAGCGCGGGGCTCAGAGTGGCGGGCATGAGTGGATTCTACCTCTCGGTGATCTCGATCGGTCGGGCGCTCAGGCGCCGGCCAGCTCGGCCTCGTCGGCCGCCGCGGGCTCGGGGCGTCGACGAACCGGTCGTAGCCCTCCTCCTCCAGGCGGTCGGCCAGCTCGGGGCCGCCCTGCTCCGCTACCCGGCCCGCGACGAAGACGTGCACGAAGTCCGGCTTGATGTAGCGCAGGATGCGCGTGTAGTGCGTGATCAGCAGGATGCCGAGGCCGGTGTTGGCCTTGGCACGGTTGACGCCCTCCGACACGATCTTCAGCGCGTCGACGTCGAGGCCGGAGTCGGTCTCGTCGAGCACGGCGAACTTCGGCGTGAGGAGCTCGAGCTGGAGGATCTCGTTGCGCTTCTTCTCGCCGCCCGAGAAGCCCTCGTTGACGTTGCGCTCGGCGAACGAGCTGTCCATGCGGAGCGCGTTCATCGACTCCCGGACGTCCTTCACCCAGGTGCGGATGGACGGCGCCTGGCCGTCGATCGCGGTCTTCGCGGTGCGGAGGAAGTTGGTGTTGGTGACACCGGGGATCTCGACCGGGTACTGCATGGCGAGGAAGAGGCCGGCGCGGGCGCGCTCGTCGACGGTCATCGCGAGGACGTCCTCGCCGTCGAGCGTGATCGTGCCGCCGGTGACGGTGTACTTGGGGTGACCGGCGATCGTGTAGGCGAGGGTGGACTTGCCCGAGCCGTTGGGGCCCATGATCGCGTGGATCTCACCCTCGTTGATGGTGAGGTCGACGCCGTTCAGGATGGGCTTGGTGCCCTGTTCCGTCTCGACGGTGACGTGCAGGTCGCGGATTTCCAGCGTGGACATTGTCAGTTCGTTTCTTTCGTAACGCTCGGGTCGATGAAGACGTCTCCGTCGATGATCTCGACGGCGAAGACGGGGACCGGCTCGTAGGCCGGGAGGTTCAGGGGCTTGCCGGTGACCAGCGAGAACTGCGAGCCGTGGGCCCAGCACTCCAGGGTCTCGTCCTCGACGAAGCCCTCGGACAGCGAGATCTCGCCGTGGGTGCAGGTGTCGCCGATGGCGTGGACGTCGCCGGCGGAGTCCTTCACGACGGCGATCGGCACGCCGTCGAGCACCACGCGCGTGGCCTGGTTCTCGACGAGCTCGGCGACGGCCGCGACCCGCTGGGCCGCCATCAGTGCGCGGCCTCGGTCGAGGCGGCCGTCACGGACGTCGTCTCGAGCTCGGCCTCGATCTTCGCCTGCAGGCGCTCCTGGAGCGCCGGCGAGCCGATCTGCTGCACGATCTCGGCCAGGAAGCCGCGCACGACCAGTCGGCGCGCCTCCTCCTCCGGGATGCCGCGGGACTGCAGGTAGAACAGCTGCTCGTCGTCGAAACGACCGGTCGCGCTCGCGTGGCCCGCGCCGACGATGTCGCCGGTCTCGATCTCGAGGTTCGGCACCGAGTCGGCGCGGGCGCCGTCGGTGAGGACGAGGTTGCGGTTCTGCTCGTAGGTGTCGGTGCCGACGGCCTTCGGGCCGATGAGCACGTCGCCGATCCACACGGTGCGTGCGCCCTCGCCCTGCAGCGCGCCCTTGTAGGTCACGCGGCTGCGGGTCTCGGGGCCGTCGTGGTAGACGTACACCTGCTGCTCGAGGTGCTGCGTCGCGTCGGCGAAGTACGCGCCGAGGAGCTCGGCGTCCGACCGCGCGCCGGCCAGGTGCGCCGACGGGTTGAGCCGCACGACGCCGCCGCCCAGGGTGATCGCGACGTGCTTGAGACGGGCGCCTTCGGCGAGCCGCGCGAAGTGGGCGGCCACGTGGAGCGCGTCGTCGTCCCACTCCTGGAGCGACACGACCGTCAGGTCGGCGTCCTTCCCCAGGAGGAACTCGACGTTCTCGGTGAGGTGAGCGGCGCCCGTGTTCTGGAGGATGAGGGTCGCGGTCGCGCCCTCCGCCACCTCGACGACGGTGTGGGCCGCTCGCGGAGCCGAGCCGAGACCCGACCGCGAGACGGTCACCTCGCGGTGGTCGCCGCTGAGGTCGGCCGAGATGCTGACCAGCAGCGCCTGCTCGAACGCCGTCCAGGCGTTGGCGGACGCGCGGTCCTCCGGCGTGCCGGCGCGGCCGATGCGCGAGTCCTCGCGACCGACCCACAGGGTCGAGACGCCCTTGGCGCTGGTCACGTCGTAGACGTACGGCGAGCCGTCGAGGTCGCCGGTGGTCAGCTCCTGGATGCGGGCGACGGGGGTGTACTTCCACATCGGCTCGCGCCCGGTGACGGCCGGGAACTCCGACACCTCGGTGGAGGTGAACCGCTCCGAGCGGGTCTGCACGGGCACCGGGGCGCGCATGTGCGTGGGCGCGGCCGGGGTGGTCTGCGTTTCCTGCGTCATCCGACGGAGCCTTCCATGCCCATCTCGATGAGCTTGTTGAGTTCGAGTGCGTACTCCATCGGGAGCTCCCGCGCGATCGGCTCGATGAAGCCGCGGACGATCATGGCCATGGCCTCGTCCTCCGGCATGCCGCGCGACATCAGGTAGAACAGCTGCTCCTCGCTCACGCGCGACACCGTCGCCTCGTGGCCGAGCTGCACGTCGTCGACCCGGATGTCGATCGCCGGGTACGTGTCGGAGCGCGAGATGGTGTCGACCAGCAGCGCGTCGCAGCGCACGGTGTTGGCGGAGTGGTGCGCGTTCGCATCCACCCGTACCTCACCGCGGTAGCCGGCGCGGCCGCCGCCGCGGGCGATCGACTTCGAGACGATCGACGACTGCGTGTACGGCGCCATGTGGATCATCTTCGCGCCGGCGTCCTGGTGCTGGCCGGGGCCCGCGAAGGCGACGGACAGGGTCTCGCCCTTGGCGTGCTCCCCATCAGGTAGATCGACGGGTACTTCATCGTCACCTTGGAGCCGATGTTGCCGTCGATCCACTCCATGGTCGCGCCCTCGGCCGCGGTGGCCCGCTTGGTGACGAGGTTGTAGACGTTGTTGGACCAGTTCTGGATGGTCGTGTAACGCACGCGGGCGTTCTTCTTGACGATGATCTCGACGACCGCGGAGTGCAGCGAGTCGGACTTGTAGATCGGCGCCGTGCAGCCCTCGATGTAGTGGACGTAGGAGCCCTCGTCGGCGATGATCAGCGTGCGCTCGAACTGGCCCATGTTCTCCGTGTTGATGCGGAAGTAGGCCTGCAGCGGGATCTCGACCTTGACGCCCTTCGGCACATAGACGAACGAGCCGCCCGACCAGACGGCCGTGTTGAGCGCGGCGAACTTGTTGTCGCCGGACGGGATCACCGTGCCGAAGTACTCCTCGAAGAACTCCGGGTGCTCGCGCAGCGCGGTGTCGGTGTCCATGAAGATGACGCCCTGGGCCTCGAGGTCCTCGCGGATCTGGTGGTACACGACCTCGGACTCGTACTGCGCGGCGACGCCGGCGACGAGCCGCTGACGCTCGGCCTCGGGGATGCCGAGCTTCTCGTAGGTGTTGCGGATGTCCTCGGGCAGGTCTTCCCAGCTCTGGGCCTGCTTCTCGGTGGAGCGGACGAAGTACTTGATGTTGTCGAAGTCGATCTCCGACAGGTCGGCACCCCAGGTCGGCATCGGCTTGCGCTCGAAGAGCTGGAGGGCCTTCAAGCGGCGCTGGAGCATCCACTCGGGCTCGTTCTTGAGCCCGGAGATGTCTTTCACCACCTGGGGCGAGAGCCCGCGACGTGCGGAAGCTCCCGCGGCGTCGGAATCAGCCCAGCCGAACTCGTACTGCCCCAATGAGGCGAGCTCAGGCCGATCGATCAGGATGTCTGACATATCTACCTCGTTTCCTACCATCCGTAACCGGATATCAGTCCGGCTCATTCCCCTCGGCGCACGGCGCGAGGCCGGGCGCTCTGAGAGTCGTGATTGTGCGAATGGCGCAACTGCGTACCTAGACTGTTCGTGGAGGCGGGCCATGGCGCACCGCCTGACGGCCGCGCACCGAGGCGCGTTCCTCGAACTCAACAATTCTACAGGTGCGACCAGGTAAGAACAGAGGCGCGCCTGCGCATTGACCGAGTATCCGCATCCCGAGACCGACGAGAGAGCCCCGACACCATGAACCGCTTCATCGCCTGGCTGCCGGACCGCGTGGATGCGCGCCTGAAGGTGATCGCGTGGATCTACCTCGTCGGTCAGGTGATCCTGGTCGGCACCGGAGGCCTGGTGCGGCTCACGGCCAGCGGACTCGGCTGCCCCACCTGGCCGAAGTGCACGGCGGACTCGCTGGTGAACACGCCGGAGATGGGCGTGCACGGCATCATCGAGTTCGGCAACCGGGTGCTCAGCGTGCTGCTCGGGCTCGTGGCGATCATCGCGTTCGTCGCCATCCTGCGGCTGCGCAAGCAGCGCCCGGACCTGTTCTGGCTGACCCTCATCGCCGGCCTCGGCATCCCCGCTCAGGCGGTGGTGGGCGGCCTCAGCGTGCTCAGCGGCCTGAACCCGTACGTGGTCGGCCTGCACTTCGTGGTCTCGATCGTGCTCGTGGGCCTGTGCACCGCGTTCGTCTTCCGCCTCTACACCGTGCCCGGACCGCGCGTCCGCGCCGTGCCCGGCTGGTTCGCGGGCGTCGCGCACCTCACCAGCGGCTTCGTCGCGCTGACGATCCTCGTCGGCATCCTCACCACCGGCAGCGGACCGCACGCGGGCGACGCGCACGCGCCGCGCAACGGGCTGAACTCCGAGATCCTGCAGCATGTGCACGCCATCCCGGCCTATGTCACCTTCGCGCTGACGGTGGTGCTGGTGATCGGGTCGTTCCGGTACCGCACCACCCGCGTGCACCTCTTCGCCCGGCTGCTTCTGGCGGTCGAGTTCGCGCAGATCGTCGTGGGCCTCGTCCAGGCGAACACGGGCCTGCCGGGCACCCTCGTCGGCGTGCACATGATGCTCGCCGCGCTGCTGGCCTCCGCGATGACCGCCGTCGTGCTGTCGCTCAAGGCGCCCGCGGCGCAGCTCGGACTGG encodes the following:
- a CDS encoding non-heme iron oxygenase ferredoxin subunit, encoding MAAQRVAAVAELVENQATRVVLDGVPIAVVKDSAGDVHAIGDTCTHGEISLSEGFVEDETLECWAHGSQFSLVTGKPLNLPAYEPVPVFAVEIIDGDVFIDPSVTKETN
- a CDS encoding Fe-S cluster assembly protein SufD, whose translation is MTQETQTTPAAPTHMRAPVPVQTRSERFTSTEVSEFPAVTGREPMWKYTPVARIQELTTGDLDGSPYVYDVTSAKGVSTLWVGREDSRIGRAGTPEDRASANAWTAFEQALLVSISADLSGDHREVTVSRSGLGSAPRAAHTVVEVAEGATATLILQNTGAAHLTENVEFLLGKDADLTVVSLQEWDDDALHVAAHFARLAEGARLKHVAITLGGGVVRLNPSAHLAGARSDAELLGAYFADATQHLEQQVYVYHDGPETRSRVTYKGALQGEGARTVWIGDVLIGPKAVGTDTYEQNRNLVLTDGARADSVPNLEIETGDIVGAGHASATGRFDDEQLFYLQSRGIPEEEARRLVVRGFLAEIVQQIGSPALQERLQAKIEAELETTSVTAASTEAAH
- a CDS encoding cytochrome oxidase assembly protein translates to MNRFIAWLPDRVDARLKVIAWIYLVGQVILVGTGGLVRLTASGLGCPTWPKCTADSLVNTPEMGVHGIIEFGNRVLSVLLGLVAIIAFVAILRLRKQRPDLFWLTLIAGLGIPAQAVVGGLSVLSGLNPYVVGLHFVVSIVLVGLCTAFVFRLYTVPGPRVRAVPGWFAGVAHLTSGFVALTILVGILTTGSGPHAGDAHAPRNGLNSEILQHVHAIPAYVTFALTVVLVIGSFRYRTTRVHLFARLLLAVEFAQIVVGLVQANTGLPGTLVGVHMMLAALLASAMTAVVLSLKAPAAQLGLESDSEADVVAA